A single window of Ammospiza caudacuta isolate bAmmCau1 chromosome 12, bAmmCau1.pri, whole genome shotgun sequence DNA harbors:
- the MST1R gene encoding macrophage-stimulating protein receptor translates to MGLLCCVCLWLLLALALLGAGAWQCPRIPYSSTRNFSIPYTLPSLDVGSPIQNVAVFTDSDGPVAVFVAVRNRILLVSPELRLLSVLVTGPVGSAKCEICRLCPATTDGPEDTDNVLLLLDPLEPWLYSCGTAQHGLCYQHQLEVWDGKVAITATHCLYSATGNSPAFCPDCVVSPLGTSATVVATSYASIFYLGSTIDSSVAARYSPQSVSIRRLKGTLDGFSNDFQWLTVLPQYRDNYTIHYVHSFADGDHVYFLMVQPEQPGSAAYHTRLARLSTHERHLRRYRELVLDCRFESKRRRRRSGEEDAERDIAYNVLQAAHAAQPGARLARDLGINDTDTVLFGAFAESHPESPVPQENSAVCAFPLRLLNQAMEEGMKKCCGTGHQPLRRGLSFFQPVEYCPHNVNLSAPVVNTGCWDQPTLVPAASHKVDLFNGQLTGVVLTSLFVTAMGDVTVAHLGTAEGRVFQMVLQRSSSYLLTLSNFSLGEPGPVRGAMGLQSRSLFFTAGTRVWLLNVTGPGCHHFSTCQRCLRAERFMGCGWCGDGCRRRHECPGRWVQDSCPPVLTDFHPRSAPLQGRTRVTLCGMTFRSRLEPDPCRSPRGACRVAVGRRGCTVLPEESESFRSLPTSRRKEFVDVLVCELEPGGPAALGGPADVVLTVEEPPRPSGFRVYGSSTLGGFVFVEPHVSALHPPFGPRGGGTHLSLHGKHLSAGSSWRVMVNGSECALSGQPRQDNGTIQCTAPAAEGLGAARVALWIDGQEFPAPVPFQYRPDPAVSAVVPSCSYEGSLLTIIGTHLDSVYRAKIRFEAAGVVTQATECKDPLAPDRLLCHSPAFPFESNVEVVPGNLSVLLDGADGRWLFRLRYYSRPKLYPLQQEGRRLRLKPGEDEIEVLQLGLDAVATCMNITMTVGGLDCHPSVLKNEVTCRLPRELRLPPAGAPVEVCVNGACEALGWVLSPPTSLDLAASLALGTGITFLLCCVLAAVLFRWRWKKRRGTENLELLAQPSRSEPPVTTQRPGVDYREVLVLSTAGTPGPVGPRTRVTGANGCAGAGAGAAGGGSPMPLLRATSCCLEDLRPELLEEVKDILIPEERLVTHRHQVIGKGHFGSVYHGTYTDPLLGDLHCAVKSLHRITDLEEVEEFLREGILMKSFHHPQVLSLLGVCLPRHGLPLVVLPYMRHGDLRQFIRSQERSPTMKELIGFGLQVALGMEYLAQKKFVHRDLAARNCMLDETLTVKVADFGLARDVFGKEYYSIQQHRHAKLPVKWMALESLQTQKFTTKSDVWSFGVLMWELLTRGAAPYAGVDPYDMAHYLLQGRRLPQPSHCPDSLYRVMLSCWAPAPEERPSFTGLVGELERVLATLDGEHYVNLTVTYTNLDWGPAFPPAPPGQLPDSEDEDKHNEEEEEEKEEEEDDDTSVC, encoded by the exons ATGGGCCtgttgtgctgtgtgtgcctctggctgctgctcgccctggccctgctgggtgctggtgcCTGGCAGTGTCCCCGCATCCCTTACAGCTCCACCAGGAACTTCTCCATCCCCTACACACTGCCCAGCCTCGATgttggcagccccatccagaaTGTTGCTGTCTTCACCGACTCCGATGGCCCAGTTGCTGTCTTTGTGGCCGTCCGCAACCGCATTCTTTTGGTCAGCCCTGAGCTGCGCCTGCTCTCTGTCCTTGTCACCGGCCCAGTGGGCAGTGCCAAGTGTGAGATCTGTCGCCTGTGCCCAGCCACCACAGATGGCCCTGAGGACACGGACAAtgtcctcctgctgctggaccCACTGGAGCCATGGCTATACAGCTGCGGCACGGCACAGCATGGGCTGTGCTATCAGCACCAGCTGGAGGTGTGGGACGGTAAGGTGGCCATCACAGCCACACACTGCCTGTACTCGGCCACGGGCAACAGCCCTGCCTTCTGCCCTGACTGTGTGGTCAGCCCACTGGGGACCAGTGCCACTGTGGTGGCCACCTCCTACGCCTCTATCTTCTACCTCGGCTCCACCATTGACAGCAGTGTGGCAGCACGGTACAGCCCACAGTCGGTGTCCATCCGACGCCTGAAGGGCACCTTGGATGGCTTTTCAAATGACTTCCAGTGGCTGACGGTGCTGCCACAGTACCGCGACAACTACACCATCCACTATGTGCACTCCTTTGCCGACGGGGACCATGTGTATTTCCTGATGGTGCAGCCCGAGCAGCCAGGATCAGCCGCGTACCACACGCGCCTGGCGCGGCTCAGCACCCACGAGCGTCACCTGCGCCGCTACCGCGAGCTCGTCCTCGACTGCCGCTTTGAGTCCAAGCGCCGGCGCCGGCGCAGCGGCGAGGAGGATGCCGAGAGGGACATCGCCTACAAcgtgctgcaggcagcccacGCTGCTCAGCCCGGCGCACGGCTGGCCCGCGACCTCGGCATCAACGACACCGACACGGTGCTCTTCGGCGCCTTCGCCGAGAGCCACCCAGAGAGCCCGGTGCCACAGGAGAACTCAGCCGTCTGCGCCTTCCCCCTGCGCCTCCTCAACCAGGCCATGGAGGAGGGCATGAAGAAGTGCTGCGGTACCGGGCACCAGCCGCTGAGGCGGGGGCTCAGTTTCTTCCAGCCGGTGGAGTACTGCCCACACAAT GTGAACCTGTCAGCACCGGTGGTCAACACTGGCTGCTGGGATCAGCCCACCCTcgtccctgctgcctcccacaAAGTGGACCTGTTCAACGGGCAGCTGACAGGTGTCGTGCTCACCTCCCTCTTCGTCACCGCCATGGGGGATGTCACTGTggcccacctgggcacagcagaaGGACGCGTCTTCCAG atgGTGCTCCAGCGCTCCAGCTCCTACCTTCTGACCTTGTCCAACTTCTCCCTGGGAGAGCCAGGGCCAGTGCGCGGTGccatggggctgcagagccGCTCGCTGTTCTtcactgctggcaccagg GTGTGGCTCCTGAACGTCACTGGCCCTGGCTGTCACCACTTCTCCACGTGCCAGCGCTGCCTGCGGGCCGAGCGCTTCATGGGCTGTGGCTGGTGTGGGGATGGGTGCAGGCGCCGCCACGAGTGCCCCGGCCGCTGGGTCCAGGACAGCTGCCCACCCGTCCTCACCGAC TTCCATCCCCGGAGCGCCCCGCTGCAGGGTCGGACACGGGTGACGCTCTGTGGAATGACCTTCCGCTCCCGCCTGGAGCCCGATCCCTGCCGCAGCCCCCGCGGTGCCTGCCGGGTGGCAGTGGGACGGCGAGGCTGCACCGTGCTGCCGGAGGAGAGCGAGAGTTTCAG ATCCCTACCCACCTCCCGCCGCAAGGAGTTTGTGGATGTGCTGGTGTGTGAGCTGGAGCCGGGGGGcccggcagccctggggggCCCAGCCGACGTGGTGCTCACTGTGGAGGAGCCCCCCAGACCCTCTGGCTTCCGAGTCTACGGCTCCTCCACCCTCGGTGGCTTCGTCTTCGTG GAGCCCCACGTCAGTGCCCTGCACCCCCCGTTCGGCCCCCGGGGGGGTGGCACCCACCTCTCACTCCATGGCAAACACCTTtcggcagggagcagctggcgGGTGATGGTCAATGGCTCCGAGTGTGCCCTGAGTGGGCAGCCCAG GCAGGACAATGGGACAATCCAATGCACGGCTCCCGCCGCCGAGGGCCTGGGTGCAGCCCGGGTAGCCCTGTGGATTGACGGGCAGGAGTTCCCGGCCCCCGTGCCCTTCCAGTACCGCCCGGACCCCGCCGTGTCCGCCGTCGTCCCCAGCTGCAGCTATGA GGGTTCGCTGCTCACCATCATCGGCACCCACCTGGACTCCGTGTATCGCGCCAAGATCCGCTTTGAAGCCGCTGGTGTGGTTACCCAAGCCACG gagTGTAAGGACCCGCTGGCACCGGACCggctgctgtgccacagcccagccttcCCCTTCGAGAGCAACGTGGAGGTGGTGCCGGGGAACCTGAGCGTGCTGCTGGACGGCGCCGATGGCCGCTGGCTCTTCCGCCTCCGTTACTACTCCCGGCCCAAGTTGTACCCCTtgcagcaggagggcaggcGGCTCCGCCTCAAGCCCGGCGAGGATGAGATCGAAGTGCTC CAACTGGGGCTGGATGCCGTGGCCACCTGCATGAACATCACCATGACGGTGGGGGGCCTGGACTGCCACCCCAGCGTCCTGAAGAACGAGGTGACATGCCGCCTGCCCCGCGAGCTGCGCCTGCCCCCCGCCGGGGCCCCCGTGGAG GTGTGTGTGAACGGAGCCTGCGAGGCGCTGGGCTGGGTTCTGTCCCCCCCCACATCGCTGGACCTGGCcgccagcctggctctgggcaccGGCATCactttcctgctctgctgcgtGCTGGCGGCCGTGCTGTTCCGCTGGCGCTGGAAGAAGAGGCGGG ggacggagaacctggagctgctggcgcAGCCCAGCCGCAGCGAGCCCCCCGTCACCACCCAGCGCCCCGGCGTGGACTACAGAGAGGTGCTGG TGCTGAGCACGGCGGGCACTCCCGGGCCCGTGGGGCCCCGCACGCGAGTCACCGGTGCcaatggctgtgctggggctggggctggtgcgGCGGGCGGGGGATCCCCCATGCCCCTGCTCAGGGCCACGTCCTGCTGCCTGGAGGATCTGCGGCcggagctgctggaggaagtGAAGGACATCCTCATCCCCGAGGAGCGGCTTGTTACCCACCGCCACCAGGTCATCGGCAAAG GGCACTTTGGCAGCGTCTACCATGGCACCTACACGGACCCTCTGCTCGGGGACCTGCACTGCGCTGTCAAGTCCCTGCACC GCATCACGGAcctggaggaggtggaggagttCCTGCGCGAGGGCATCCTCATGAAGAGCTTCCACCACCCGCAGGTGCTCTCGCTGCTGGGGGTGTGCCTGCCCCGCCACGGGCTGCCCCTCGTCGTCCTGCCCTACATGCGCCACGGGGACCTGCGCCAGTTCATCCGCAGCCAGGAGCGG AGCCCCACAATGAAGGAGCTCATCGGCTTCGGGCTGCAGGTGGCCTTGGGCATGGAGTACCTGGCCCAGAAGAAGTTTGTGCATCGGGACCTGGCAGCCAGGAACTGCAT GCTGGACGAGACCCTGACAGTAAAGGTGGCTGACTTTGGGCTGGCGCGGGACGTGTTCGGCAAGGAGTACTacagcatccagcagcaccGCCACGCCAAGCTGCCTGTCAAGTGGATGGCGCTGGAGAGCCTCCAGACCCAAAAATTCACCACCAAGTCTGATGTG TGGTCCTTCGGGGTGCTCATGTGGGAGCTGCTGACACGCGGGGCAGCGCCGTACGCCGGGGTGGACCCCTACGACATGGCCCACTACCTGCTGCAGGGGAGGCGCCTGCCACAGCCCTCCCACTGCCCCGACAGCCT gtaccgcgtgatgctgagctgctgggcGCCGGCGCCCGAGGAGAGGCCGTCCTTCACCGGGCTGGTGGGCGAGCTGGAGCGTGTCCTGGCCACACTGGATGGGGAGCACTATGTCAACCTGACTGTCACCTACACCAACCTGGACTGGGGTCCTGCCTTTCCCCCTGCTCCCCCGGGGCAGCTGCCTGATAGCGAGGATGAGGATAAACAtaatgaggaggaagaagaagagaaggaagaagaggaggacgACGACACATCTGTGTGCTGA
- the MON1A gene encoding vacuolar fusion protein MON1 homolog A, whose amino-acid sequence MAADVHKKKSWEVPNGSLAPGDGQHTERSESPTPGLAQGTEPGAGQEGAMFVHTRSYEDLTSPEDGAAVARSPEERRGEPAEPSSMEQISKDFSELSTQLTGMALDLDEEMRAGKEGKLEPSPQTARRDSVLSGKEEEDVTMDAWRSHRKHVFVLSEAGKPVYSRYGSEEALSSTMGVMMALVSFLEAEKNAIRSIHADGYKVVFVRRSPLVLVAVARTRQSEQEIAHELLYIYYQILSLLTWTQLNHIFQQKQNYDLRRLLAGSERITDNLLDLMAHDPSFLMGAVRCLPLAASVRDAVSSSLQQAKAKSLVFSILLSGNQLVSLVRKKDQFLHPIDLHLLFNLISSSSSFREGEAWTPICLPKFNSSGFFHAHISYLEQEMDLCLLLVSTDREDFFTVSDCKRRFQERLRRRGVQHALHEALRTPFYSVAQVGIPDLRHFIYKSKSSGLFTSPEIEAPYVQEEEKERLLGLYQYLHSRAHNSSRPLKNIYFTGPRENLLAWVTNAFELYVCYSPLGTKAGAINAVNKLMKWIRKEEDRLFILTPQTY is encoded by the exons ATGGCTGCAGATGTCCATAAGAAGAAAAGCTGGGAAGTGCCCAATGGGTCCCTGGCGCCAGGAGATGGGCAGCACACAGAGAGGTCCGAGAGCCCCACgccggggctggcacagggcacagagccag GGGCGGGCCAGGAGGGAGCCATGTTCGTGCACACCCGCTCCTACGAGGACCTGACCAGTCCCGAGGACGGGGCGGCCGTGGCGCGGAGCCCGGAGGAGAGGCGGGGGGAGCCGGCCGAGCCGAGCAGCATGGAGCAGATCAGCAAGGACTTCAGCGAGCTGAGCACGCAGCTCACGGGCATGGCCCTCGACCTGGACGAGGAGATGAGGGCGGGCAAGGAGGGGAAGCTGGAGCCATCCCCGCAGACCGCCCGGCGCGACTCGGTGCTGtcggggaaggaggaggaggacgtgACCATGGACGCCTGGCGCTCGCACCGGAAGCACGTCTTCGTGCTGAGCGAGGCGGGCAAGCCCGTGTACTCCCGCTATGGCTCTGAGGAGGCCCTGTCCAGCACCATGGGCGTCATGATGGCCCTGGTGTCCTTCCTGGAGGCCGAGAAAAACGCCATCCGGTCCATCCACGCAG ATGGCTATAAGGTGGTCTTCGTGCGGAGGAGCCcgctggtgctggtggcagtggcacGCACCCGGCAGTCGGAGCAGGAGATTGCCCACGAGCTGCTCTACATCTACTACCAGATTCTGAGCCTGCTCACCTGGACCCAGCTCAACCACATCTTCCAGCAGAAGCAGAACTATGACCTGCGCCGGCTCCTGGCTGGCTCCGAGCGCATCACCGACAACCTGCTGGACCTCATGGCCCACGACCCCAGCTTCCTGATGGGCGCCGTGCGCTGCCTGCCCCTGGCCGCCAGCGTCCGGGACgctgtcagcagcagcctgcagcaggcCAAGGCCAAGAGCCTGGTGTTTTCCATTCTGCTGTCTGGGAACCAGCTGGTGTCTCTCGTGAGGAAGAAGGATCAGTTCCTTCACCCCATTGACCTCCATTTGCTCTTTAACCTCATcagctcttcttcctctttccgGGAGGGCGAAGCCTGGACTCCCATTTGCCTCCCTAAGTTCAACTCCAGCGGTTTCTTCCATGCCCACATCTCCTACCTGGAGCAGGAGATGgacctgtgcctgctgctggtCTCCACTGACCGTGAGGACTTCTTCACCGTGTCCGACTGCAAGCGGCGCTTCCAGGAGCGGCTGCGGCGGCGGGGGGTGCAGCACGCTCTGCACGAGGCCCTGCGCACCCCCTTCTACAGCGTCGCCCAGGTGGGCATCCCCGACCTCCGGCACTTCATCTACAAGTCCAAGAGCTCCGGGCTCTTCACCAG ccccGAGATTGAGGCTCCCTAcgtgcaggaggaggagaaggagaggctCTTGGGGCTTTACCAGTACCTGCACAGTCGGGCCCACAACTCTTCACGGCCCCTGAAGAACATCTATTTCACAGGCCCCCGCGAGAACCTCCTGGCATGG GTAACCAATGCCTTTGAGCTCTACGTGTGCTACAGTCCCCTGGGGACCAAGGCCGGTGCCATCAATGCTGTCAACAAGCTCATGAAGTGGATCCGCAAGGAGGAAGATCGACTCTTCATCCTCACGCCCCAGACGTACTGA